The following coding sequences lie in one Apium graveolens cultivar Ventura chromosome 3, ASM990537v1, whole genome shotgun sequence genomic window:
- the LOC141714677 gene encoding uncharacterized protein LOC141714677: MISLQQGTRNEFFKMSLAKRPPERMLQLQDRAGKYIKVEESMKKTTVNNKPTGNKKRKTDQEYDAKDKYPRTGKNSDSSSFKKNQQPRFIEYARLNAPKSQSLIEIEKDKDFKWPKPLRGDPEKIDKSRYCRFHKDVGHDTNDCRKLKGEIEYLILRGNFRHFSKGEEAGGQKRDNDRSYDDRRGNNPQPPGPIINMISGGPTTTGTVRNSRKAYAREVMSIVGEPSKRSKSEMTLEFGDPDLETLKFPQNDPLVITSIIENYPVMRVLVDNGAYVDILFHDTFIRMSYNDSQQTPSDAPIYGFNHVECKVEGAI; the protein is encoded by the coding sequence atgatatcCCTACAACAAGGGACTAGAaacgagttctttaagatgtccctgGCTAAGCGCCCTCCCGAAAGAATGctacagctccaagatagagcgggaaagtatatcaaggtggaggagAGTATGAAAAAGACGACTGTGAATAATAAACCAACTGGAAACAAGAAGCGAAAGACGGATCAGGAGTACGATGCCAAGGATAAGTATCCACGAACTGGAAAAAACTCTGACTCTTCCTCTTTTAAGAAGAATCAACAACCAAGGTTCATTGAATATGCAAGGTTGAACGCTCCAAAGAGCCAAAGCCTCATAGAAATTGAGAAGGACAAAGACTTCAAATggccgaagccactaaggggagaccccgaGAAGATAGACAAGAGTCGGTATTGCAGGTTTcataaagatgttggtcatgatactAACGATTGTAGGAAACTCAAGGGTGAGATTGAGTATCTGATCTTAAGGGGAAACTTCAGACATTTCAGCAAGGGTGAAGAGGCCGGAGgccaaaagagagataatgatcgAAGTTATGATGATCGAAGGGGTAACAACCCGCAGCCCCCAGGGCCAATAATTAATATGATCTCAGGAGGTCCTACAACAACCGGTACTGTAAGGAACTCCCGAAAAGCTTATGCGAGGGAAGTGATGAGCATAGTTGGAGAGCCGTCTAAGCGTTCTAAGTCAGAGATGACGCTTGAATTTGGTGATCCAGACCTTGAAACTTTGAAATTTCCTCAAAATGATCCTCTAGTTATCACTTCGATAATTGAAAATTATCCTGTTATGAGGGTCCTAGTGGACAATGGAGCTTACGTGGACATTCTGTTCCATGATACATTCATAAGGATGAGCTACAATGATTCTCAACAAACTCCATCTGATGCACCCATCTACGGGTTTAACCATGTGGAATGCAAAGTCGAAGGAGCAATATGA